From the Musa acuminata AAA Group cultivar baxijiao chromosome BXJ3-1, Cavendish_Baxijiao_AAA, whole genome shotgun sequence genome, the window CTACTCTGTTCCTTCAACGTCAGATAGATACCGATGTTATAGTAATAAAGATTAATAGTTCTTGATTGGACTGGAAATTAAtagtccttggatttgtacaattcATCAAACAACTGAAAGGCATGGGAAATGTCAGAGAGAGAAACGGAGGAGGTGGCTTGGAAAAGACCTCACCTTGCTTCTGTATTTCCCAgagaaaaccaaatatttctgaaGTTGTGGTGGCAATCTCTGTTTCAGGAGGTTGAATTTGTCCCTCTGAACCATCTCTACCTGTGAGATGATAAGAGCAAATGATACGAATTCATTCTCAAAGGAAAGATACTTGAATTCATTACGGACCTGGATATCGACTTTGCATAAAGCCAAGCATAAAGACAGAGCCATTTTGGAGACATTTCCGACGAGAAGAAGAACGCTCTGTGTTCCTTTGGGGATACTGTGCAGAACCACAGCAACTGCCAAGCTGGTTCCGTCCACAATCCTTACCTTAAGCTTGGGATTCCTCTTCACATACAGCATGCCGCACCCATTCAATTCGTCGGCCTGCAATTACACCACACAACGCCACAGAATCTGAGATGTCATCTAACATGCTCGCGTAAGATCGACAACAAAGCAACTTACTTGGTTTAGGAGACCTAAACTTAAGACTTTAGCTCCCCTTTTATCGGCCTCCAGAATAGCTTCTTCGATCAACCCATTTATCTTCTCTTTCCCAGCGAATGTGGCGTACTGTCAACGAGCGTCTCTCAAGTCAGGAGAGAGTTAAATCCGAAGGATGGAATTTAGCTGAGAATCTTACTTGGAAACTGTATCTTGGCACCATCCATGTCTCCATCCGTAGCTTCTCCAGTTTATTCCTCTCGACGGTGAATGTAGTCCCGATGTGCCATGCCAGCTGCACCAGTGCGTGCGTGAAGGGCCAGACGATCCACAAGTACCACTGATGCTTGTATGGTTTTGATGCCAGGGAAGAAAGGCCAATTCGAGAGTGATACATGGACTGCAGGGTGGTCAAATGGGTCAGATGAACCACATCGACCATCTCCTCCTTTTTCCTGAGAGACCTTTCATGTAACTCGTCCGAAGACTCGTCCACCGTACCGTATATATAGTCGTATATTGGCATAAAGAGCGAGTAATTGGTGCGAAATCTCGTGTGGTGAAGGGAGTGAAACCTGCGCATGAAAAATAAGATCTTACTTCTAATTAATCTGTTGGTTTTCAGTTCATGTATCGTTTCTTGATTCACTGAACGGCCTGAGGCTTAGATTGTAGTCCGAGGAAGTCCATACTTACGAGGGAGTGTACATGAGGTACTTGAGCGGGGGCAAGCTGTCGAGAAGCCACTTGGGAACCATCTCAAAGTTGCAGTGGCCCATGTAGTTCATGAAATCAATATAGTTCAAATACCCATAGCTTGTTATAATGGAACCTGATCCTGTTAGAGCTGTGGTTATAGGAGGAATCGCAAAGAGCAGGAAGTAGACCAGCTCTTCAGCGAATGGATGGATGACAGCTGCGAGAGACGAAGCTAAGTAAGCCAGACATGCAAACTTGGATATAGCTTGATCTTTTTACGAGGCAGAAGTAGACTTAAGAGAGAGAGGGGTCTCACATGTGATGGGCTCGGTAACAACGGAGGCATGGTGGTGAGAATGGTAACGGGAATAGAGGTAATGATGGTGCAAAGCTCGATGGAACCAGTAGTAGAGGAACTCCACAGGGCCAATGTGGAGGAGACTGATGAGGATCGCTCCTCTAGTATTCCACCATGGTAGATGTGATGCTCCAGGAATCACCTTGTTTACCACGTAAGCCAAGATGGCTGTCAAGATGATCTGATCATCCCTGCCATCCAGTTTTCTCCATCACACTTTGTGGCGTCTACGACACAACAACAAACTAGAAGAATACGAAGGAAAAGAGTACCAGTTCCGTTCTCTGTCCACTTGCTCGAAGTCGAGGCTTTTGTCGACTATGCTGTGCTTGCTGTTGGCAGTCTTCATCCGGGACAGGGTGATCCAGAGCTGGGCGTGCAGCAACCGCATCAGCAGAGATGGGATGATGAGGAAGTTGAACATGTCCCTATCCTCTGGCTTTACCGTCATGAACTTGTGTACGCTGTGCGCCAACAATGGAGCCAGGAGCACGTACTGCaacgcaaaaagaagaagaagaagaagaagaagaagaagaagaagaagaagaagaggaggaggaaaacaagggtaTCACCAAGCCATGTTGTGTCAGAAAGGTGAGGGCCGGAGGGAGTGCATGTGTGctggaagaaaggaaggaagggTGGCGATGGATTGGAACCATACCTTCATGTTTCCAAGCCTCTGCCATGGCCATTGGGTGAGGGGTCCTGGTTGAGAAGCCATCTTGCTTGACCTTCTCGTCGTCACCTTTCTGTGATGTCCATAGTGCAAGTTTGCTTCTGCGTGATACTTATAAGCAGAGCTTAGGTTATTTTCCATGCGTCCTGCATCGCTAGACTGTTAGTAACATCACTACCAGTGCAAGCACTATATTTACATTTATAACCTAATAATCATAAAATGGTAACCAAATCGTAGAAAGGTTAAGGTTCATGTGACCTGCTACTCTACCATGGTAATCACATTAAAAGACATTAAAAGACAACGTACGAGGCTACTGTGAAATCATGACCGAGGTTTCCTCCAACGTAGTACGCAAACTAATATATTCCCAGATCATttggatatatataaatatatatatatatatatatatggtaaaaGATATATAGTGGTGTAATCTGCAAACTAATATATGCCGAAATCAGCAAGATCTTGCTGCAAATCTACCTTCGGGAAGTGACAAGTAAAAGACATATTTCCGGTGGAATTAAGATCACGGTCGAATGGCTGTCGGCATTCACGTGCTCTACCCGTAAATTATCTATAATAGTTGAATCATAACCTTGTCATTTCAGTAACGCAACCAACAAAGATAAACGCTAGAAATACATGCATGAAACATTGCATTCCTATTATTTCTTAACTTCACTCTCTGTGTAGTCATTAAGAAACTCTTGCTGTACAGTTGGAGCTGAATTCTTTGTCGATGAAATGTCAGCGATAGTGCCTCGGTGATCACATCACACTTGCCTCGTCCTTTCTTTTTCCTTATCGCTGAAACGTTAGCCGACGACGTTGACCGACTGTTTGATTTGGATAGCGGCTCCTGTTCCATCGACTCTTCTCGCACTAAATTGGCTGGCCTTATACTTCCTTCCATCGATCGAATACATGGTAAATGGATATCACATCGCTCCTAGCGATGGCATCCAATGCACAAAGCTCCAACCAATCCTCGTGGAGGTTATTCAAAGCAGCCATGTGATGCGTTATGAACAAGCGCGTTTCCGACGTCGGAAAAGAAGGCGATGTTGATGGTGAGCAGAGGAGGAGGACCAATCGCCAGCTGAATCCCTTCGGTTGCAGAGGTCGATAATAGCTCGTCGACTTGGGAATTAATGGGGCGATTTAAATGCGATAGTGATGGACAAGTTGGTAGGTGAGTCTCTTCAATTACATGCTGAGAATCTGCAGTAAATGCGGAATtaaattgggggggggggggtgtcatGAATGAATAATCTGAAGAGTATGACAAGCGAGTACAGCTCATGAGATGCCCCCCCAAATCCTCCAGATGTATGTATTATTTGTTTAATCGACTTCCGAGACTTCTTACGAGAAGGAAACAGTCTCAAGCCGGCCGCCTCTAACATGAGCTGGCTGGCTACAGAGGACCATAGCACATGAAATAGTGATGCAGTGTTGCTGGCCGAGGCAGCATTATCTCCCCGGTGCCTGAGTACGGATGAATGAGAGGCTCGGAAGCTTTGGTCGGTTTAGCGTCTGCCACGGCCACCACCTCTGTACCCTCGGTCCCGGACGAGCAGCTTTATGGCGCTCCAGCACAGAAACCGGCGAGGACAAGTGGGAGGAAAGACAGCATCATGTGAGGTTAGCAGAAGGTCATCATACAACCTGACCTTTTCTATATTAAAGTAAATTACGTGAGTGGGTAGTATATTAGTTTAAGATTCTTAGGAAGAGATGGAGTAAGTATTCGAGTTTAAGAAATTGTAAATTTACGGTGATGAATGCTAATATTATTTTTCCATTATTAATCCACTATGATTTGTTAAAGTATAATATCATGTTTTCGAAAAATCTTCCACATCATATCTTATGTTTGCAGCGATGAACTACAGACTTAATTGGTTGATTTAAGGAGGGTTTAGTAATGAATATTTTACATACGTTGGATATGAGCGTTACTATTCGAACTTGAAAATTCTGTACTTTCGTCTTCTCGAGGAGATCTTTTAGAGTCACAGAGATGTTACTGAGATGACAGGACCAGCTTTGGGACTTGTCATTTCTTGAAGAGCCACTATCGGAACTCGTGCTTGAAAGGACTTTCCAGACCCGAAAGGAATTGATTGATCGGTGTAATGGTTTGGGGGTGGAGGGAGGGATTTGGGGGGGTTGGTGGTGTGGGCGACggttaatttaaatttttacgAGATGGTCTTTGTATTTGATTTTTATgagatgttttttaaaatatattgataatACTGGTTTAAATTTATTTAGGTTGGTTTAATTTAGATTAGATCGATTCAAGTTGGATCGAATTAAATCATTTACATTCAAGTTATACTTATTCACAATCCAAATATTTTCCCTTTACTTTTCTtggaaaaaataaagataaaaaataattataataaaagataagaagaatATTACTCTTTAACTAAGATTATTTTAAGTCTGATCAATCCAGAATCAGTTTAGCCTATATTAGATTGATTCAGGTCAGATTGAGTCAGATCCTTTATATTCAAGTTACATTCAGGTTATAATTAAGTTATACTTATTcacaaatatattaatttttatataaatttattttttaaataaaaaatttataatattttttgagtaatttaggataattttaataaaaaaaataatatttttataataacttGAGTTTTTTGGCTTTATGATaaatgtaaaattatttttataaaatatatatatattatatattttgtgaATAAGTGTGATTGAGGAAGAGGTGGAGTAAGATGAAGATGAGGATAGGGAGGAGAGGGAAGCCGACGTGGGAAGAGGAGGTtggaataatttgaaaaaattaACGAATAATCTAATACTTAATCAAATTAAATAGTTAGGATGTAGTTGAATCGGTTTAGTCCTATTCATCTTTAAAAAATTAGTTAAAGTCATAAAAAATGAGTTAAACTTAGTCAAAGAataattattatctttttatgattttattaaaaaagaaGGGTGCCCGCCATTTGATAAAAATCAATtactatattttattaataattttaattttttttgtcactTTACACCTTATAGTGAATTTTTTTTCAAACCAAAATTAAAGTTAATATTGTTTTAATCAACccaaatgttttattttttaagtttctcttctatcttctacacgagaagaagaaaaaaacgaTGGATAACAACAAAAGTGAAGGAGAATAAAAAATAAGAGATTAAGGGGGTGAcagaagaggagaataagaatACATGGAAAAAAGGATGATGGGGATATATCAAGGAgcggagaagaaaagaaaaaaaatagatgaaTAACAATgattataagaaaataaaaaggatATTTCGAGACGATAATAAAAAgaataagaataagaaaaaaaaaggatggaaaatgtaaaaggagaagaagatagAGATAAGTCAAATATAGTCCGATTTACTCGTTAACACAAAATAACGCAATAGAGCGTATTTGTATGTTACCCTTCTTTATCGAATGACAGCCTCAAGTATCTACAAATCTGAATTTTAACCGAACAAAAGTAATTGCCTTGACAGAACATTAATGATTGCCTTTACAGACGAGACATTCAACAATGCAACGTTGAATGCAACGAATAGACGTGTGTTGGCAACTCCAATGTATTGTTGGCAAAGCTGTACGAGGAATAGATGTACATGAATCGCCATATTTCCCTGTAGGATTGTGGACAGATaatgaaagaaaaacaataataataataactctaCAGTGAAATGGTTCGTcgcggaagaggaagaagaggatatTTAAATTAAAAGTCAACGTACAATATAGTCTATAAGAACATACTGTTTTCTTGGGTTGTCCGATTTCACAATGCCGACAGGTCCTCTTCTTGTCTTGTCTGTAATCTTCATCAAGATTCTATCGAATGCATCTGCTTTGGATTCGCATCTTGATGCATCTAATGATTGGGCCAAAAGATGCTAGATTTAACAGGGTACGGACCTTGAGAAATCCTTTATTGTTTTCCTCGGTTACTTTCCTGACAACTCCAACATCAAGAATTTTAACTTAAGAAATATCATTCTAATCGAGTTTATTATCTTAAATCCTTAATTGATTCAAATTAATCAATCAAATCGGCCCAAAGATACTATTGGCCCAATACCAATGATATAATTTTACAAATCTTCTGACTATGTCGatttaattacatcatgattttggtttgatttaGTTGAATCAAATTGAAtcgatttattttaaaaatattttttaaaaaaaataaatattttaaaaaaataaaagtcgGTTAACTAATTAATTGAATGATTAACGAGTTTGAATAAGAATCAATTCGAACCTAACTTATTTTAATCGAATCAAAATGAAAATCAAATTCGATCGGATTTGAATCGATTTTATTTTAAGAAATATCAGTCTAACCGAGTTTACTATCTTAAGCCCTTGATCGGTTCAAATTGATTATTCAAATCGGCCCAAAGATTCTAATAATAATTTTGGCCCAGTATCAAATCGGCCCAAAGATTCTAATAATAATATGGGTTCAACTTTACAAATCTTACTATGTGGATTCGATCACACCAAGATTTTGGTTTGTTTTAGTTCAATCAAATCTAactgttttatttttaaaaaaaaaatatttaaaaattataaattgattaaCTGATTGACTGGATACGAATTAACAAGTTTTGAACTAGTTTGAGTAGATAGATTTGAATTGAATTCGATTCAAACCTAATTTACCTTAATCAAATCAAACTGAAAATCGATGTAATCTGAACACATCACATGCCCATGTAAGGGATAAGCATCATTGTGATTTTTCTTTTGGTTAATAGTGCTGTTCCTTAAGCTTACTTTTTGACAGTTCTTGTGACCTCTACTTTGTATAAATAggttgatatgatatatttcaaCACCATCCACTTGGTAGCGATGGGTGACCATGATAGTACTAACAAAGGAGTTTCGGATTGACATAATGTGACACTTCAAACTCAAATGGGGCAACCGCTTATCTTTGTACTATTTGATGCCATCCAAGTCGGTGTCATATATCATAGAGCTATTCTAAAAAGCTCGAAATGGCATGGGTCCTTATAAGTCGATcgacactcattcgcaagttacAAGCTAGTCGTTCGAGAAGTTGACAACCATTAATGGATCATGTACGATCGATCATTATTTACAGGCATAAAAGCCAACCCCCTGACCAACGTCAGGGAAAAGACTTCGAGCATTCAACTCTCTCTTACTCAACTCAACACTAACTTAAATTTTGGAGGGGTCAAGTCAAAAAGTCCTTCTTTCGACTTCGGCCTATGTGCAAGAGCTCGACGACGAATAAGCAAGCAACCTTCCAAGGGAGAAGGTGAACCCCGGGAGATGAGACTcgaacccaacccaacccaacgtTCACTTCCACCATCCGAGCATTCATGTGAATAACTTTACGTATCCGGGATTAGACCGAGCCATGCTGACACTTCAATCACGGCGTAAAAGTTTTCAACACAAGTTATGTTATCAAAACTCCTGATGACTTTGTGGTCGCAAACATTGGTTAGCTGCTTCATCCCTTTGAACGAAGGTTTGTCGGACCTTTGGATTGCGGCAAACTCACAACAACTAATCGACGTGAGTCAACGCCCCTCTGCCGTTCCTTGGATCCTAAAAccatcttctccgacatcttggaACTTGCCAATCTAACCACTGTAATTAGCTCATCCGAGCACCCGTGCGTTAGCTAATTTTTCCCGGTGTTGGGGAATGACATCCCAACTAATTTTTGTACATCCCCTAATAATTTATAGGCCATCTTTCCTGAACATTACTTAGTTGCCATTACATATGTTGTAATTGGTTTACTTACATGCGACTGAACTTTTTAGTTGCAAAGCGGATTACTTTTGTTGTGAAAAGGCTGTCCTATTCTAAAGCATAAAGAGGGATCTGTGAAGGGATTCTTTTTCtccttatttttatatattttttcattattGGGTTACTTGGTCATCTCTTAAATTATGCAGATTAAGTTTCAATATTATGTGTCTCATCTGATATGATATTGTATTATGTATTTATACCTACAAAAGGTCTTATAGTACTTGAAATTTTTAAGGAATTTGAGAGGCCGACTAATcaaaagctaaatatgcaaaaaaagaattaaaatattttttccctAAACATACatctaaagaaaaaaagaaagaaatgtcaAATGCTTAATGTTAAAGAGAGTCACGTTAGCTAATttagctagtaaaaattttgataacTTATCGTAAGGTTTTTGGGTTCCAATACTGCTATCGTAAtttatcatttgaaaaaaaaaattcactttttatttaaatattttaaaactttAATTACTTTTGTTAGAATAATTATTAACGTTTAACACGTTCAATAAAAATTGAGTGGTTGGAATGCCTCCTACCTTTCTCAGATTGATTGAATCATCCTTATTTTATTGGATTTTCCCATCAATTGTATAGACGTTTTGACGAATGTCATAAATAGAACAATCTTTAGTTCCTCGAAAAAATCTCCTACGAAGATTTTCTTTAAatcgtttattttttttatatgataaaaaaaaataaatcattatataatagatttattataattcataaagGATTAATACTGACTATAAAGAGAGAGGGGGCGAGCGAATTCTAACCGAGAAAGAAGCCACAATTGTTATTgatattttgaaaaggaaaactGATCCACTTTGTGCATTATTGATCTCATAAAGAATGAATAAATGTATTGAGACTTATGAAATTCtttactaatttttgtttatctaACACTTTTAATATATGTTTTGTATAGAGAGATTATGCGCTGATCTCCATAGCACAAACCCTATTATATTTTTGAATCAATAAATTTACTTTTTATCTTTGGAAAAAAAGGCAAAACCAAAAACAAAAGGCCGTGTGGTGGACGTCCATCACAACATGACATTTCAGTGGACACAGCTGACATCGGACGGTACATATTTGTTGTCAATGTGAGCTGTGCCCCTCTCAATATGTTTGTTTGATGATGTGACGATaccatttttaatgatattttaacCTAAAAATCTAAAATTACATGATCAAAAAGATTAAATCTAgtttaattataaataaatcCAAGCATATTTGTCACGTTTGACATGACTTTAAATTAGTTGTCATAAAAAGTACTCTTTCATATGATTGTGTTCGTGTCATCATGTCAAGAAAAAGATTTATAATATGCATTTATGTCATATCACAACTACCATTTATAATATGCGATTACTAATTCGTTTAATTCATTCAACCCGATTAATTTTGATCTTGAAATAATTAACTTATGACATTTTGATCTTAGGGATCATACACCAATTCATTAATTTGCTGGATTTATTAATCAGTGAAAATAATACTTTGTAATTTCTTTTTTTAGATTGGCTTTCATGTGAATTATTAGGTCCAGATGGACCACTGCAGACGAGTCATAAATCGATCGACCGATCAATCAATCCCGTCCGCCCATAGAAGAAGCCATCGCATCCGTCCATGTGGGGCCCGACGAAGTGCTGTTCCTTGTAACCAAGCTCTTTAAGTTGGACTTGTGGTCGTCCGTCGTCTTGATCAGATACTACCTCTGTTTCTGTTAATCGGGCCATTATTTCTCCGTGCTTCTTGAAACTTGAATCGAACCCATTTCTCCTCCTCTCGCCCTCGTTCGCTGGAGGCAAAAAGAGGGACGAATGGGGCGGCGTTACCCTTCTCCCCGTCGTATCgaggtcgtcgtcctcctccttaTTGGGCTGGAGGCCCTCGCCGTGGCGGATGCGTCCGATGGCGGACTAGGAGGAGTCGGTATCGGAGAAGAAGGGGGAGGGGAGCGGCTGTCCAACAAGAAACTGTCGGGGATCATCATCCCCGGCTACGCGTCGACGCAGCTGCGGGCGTGGTCGATCCTCGACTGCCCCTACTCTCCCCTCGACTTCAATCCCCTCGACCTCGTCTGGCTCGACTCCACCAGAGTAATTTCGCGCGCACATCCATAACCCTCGATCGATCGTGTCTTCGATGCTTTCTATTTGTTGTTCTCTTTCTATTCGGCATGCTTCTTTGTTGCTTTCTTGTGATGATTATCTTTGTCGAGTGGGTTTACATGCTTAATCCTAAGTCTATTGCGGACCGATGGTGTTATGAGATGCGTGTGTGGTTGTTTAAATCCTTATGTCGTGCAGGTTCTATCTGCCGTGAACTGTTGGCTCAAATGCATGTTGCTGGACCCCCACAACCAGACGGATCATGCAGAGTGCAAATCAAGGCCAGATAGCGGTTTGTCTGCTATTACAGAACTGGATCCTGGTTATATCACAGGTAATCCTCTTCTTCTGTTGCTGCAATTCGTTAGGTAGTAGTTGGTTAGCCAGCAATTCGTTTATCTTTGATGGACAAAATGTCTTCCACGTAATCTTTATTTTTGACAGAGAAAAAAAGAGATGGAAAAAGGGTTCATAGAGAACATAACAACACTTTCTGTAACAACCCGCGATGAGATCATCTATCAAAATATTACAAGTAATACAATGCCTCTTCATTGAAATCACTGAAGGCATATCTTTTGCAAGAACACATTAATAATGTGAATAATGTATCATAAATATGGTTCGCCTTATCAGTCTGTACCGGTTTATTGATTGGCAATCAGTACAGTACGTACCAGCATATTGACACCTGGTATAGTGGGGTATACCGATAGACTGGTATGTACTGCTCATACTGATCCCCTGTTGGATCGGTATGTATCGCCCATATTGGGCGATACGCCGTGGTATGACGAACCTTGATCATATATACGTCAAACGTTGATGTTAATACAAAAGATTATGATGAAGCCTTCGCACTGTAATGGCCTTTTCTCATAAATGCATTGTTACTATCCTGTTACACAGGAAGCGTATAATTTTTATCAATTAGGATAAGCTTGCTCTGCTCTTAAGTGCAAGGAGAAAAACGGTCCAACATGTTGATGCTTAAAATCTATTAGAGCATTTGGTCCAAGGAAGGTCCAACGACCTTCAAATTCCTATGAATCAATAGTATATTTAGATATAAATTTAGGCTTTAGAAGATCTTTCTGCTACCATAACTTTGGGCTTGTAATGTATTACCATGTCTGAAGCTTATAGCAAAAGGAAGAGTTAGGCTTTTCTATTTCCATTATTGCAAAAGATTATCCTAATTTTGGTAATACTTTTTCTGTGCATCTTGTTGTATCCGGCCACGGAATACATGAGCGCTCAAGTCTCTCTGCCCCAACCAAATTGTGCCACAATTTGGTAGGACCAGATTAAAGAGCATAAGAATGTGAACATATAAAAAGACCAAAATGTATATTAATGGATTGTCAGTACTTCTCATAGAATAATTAAATTATTGAAGAATAAATGTAAATGCCATGAAGCAAAAGTTCTGAGTTACATTTACTCTGAGTTAAACATCTCAGGCTATCTTATTTGGTTTATTAAAATGCTTACATGATTCTGGTATCCCTTTGAATTTTCTGATTTCACTTCATTGTATTCACAAATGTGTCTTTGGATAGAGATTCCATTTCTTACATGGTAATTGTTTTATTGGGTAAAAATGGTTCAGGTCCTCTTTCTTCTGTATGGAAAGAATGGATAACATGGTGCATCGAATTTGGCATTGAGGCTGATGCAATACTTGCTGTTCCATATGATTGGAGGCTATCAGCGTCAATGCTTCAGGAGCGAGACCTATACTTTCACAAACTGAAGTTTGTAACTCTGTTTTTTTCACTGGATTGATGAAATGCTCTTTCTATTCTTTAGTAGTTCTTGACAACATCTGAAGAATTTTAGTGCATGGACCATTTTACTTACCCATATTCACATCTTAAAGTCATCTGATACTACTTGAAATAACCGTAGTTGATTCTGTGGTCTCACTATTACACTTATTTTAGTTTGCTGTTTTCAGTAGCAACAGGAGCAACAAGCCAGATACGAAAAGTTGATTGCAAGTTGGTGTTAAAGGCCGAAAAAAGCCGATTATGAGAGAGTAAAGTAAATGTTAATGTTGTAATGTAACATCTTGTAAAAATTTAGGCAATAAATTGTACTGAAGTAAGTAGAGTCCTAAGTTAATACTTGCTACTTCTAATATTTAACTTttcaatataaaaaatatgataaatcaatGGCTTTGTGTGGTATATTGTATCTAATTTAGAATGATGGTATGAACTGCTTTGGTCTTATTCCAGATTGATCATATTGTGATCAGGTTCTGGTAGACTATAAAAATGGATtggttaatatttataaaatatctcAATGTCTTGCTTAGCTTTTCCTTTACTGAATACAAGCTATATTATTTTTCAAAGTGATTGACTGATTAAAGATAATGAATCTACTGTGGAAGGGTTTTTTTAGTGTCAAAGTAATTTGGACAATGTTTTGGTTTTTGTAAAGTTAAAATGCCCTGTAATTTAGAGGAATGATCAGTGTTATTTGAGTACATCTCACTAGTTGTTTGATACTTTGGTAATGGATCTAGAATATTCACCCCACTATTTCAATAGACTTTGGGATTGATTGGGTTATGAATTCTTCAATCATTTTGGATGCAGTGATAACAAGCCTGTTGGTTGGATAAAGAGAGCTAATAATCATGCTATACAAACAAATCAGCATTATTAATTATGGTGTCTAACGTTTGAGTTTTGCTAAGAAATCAATGCAGTTCATTGTTCAAAATTTGACTTATTTGTCACCTACAATGATTTTATGGAGCGCTGATAGAAAATAATATACTGgtttaatttttcaatgaaataAGTAGATGAAATTTGAAGATGGTTATATTGATTTATAGTTCAGATGGTTTTAGGAAATGGAGGTGAGGAGTATA encodes:
- the LOC135584606 gene encoding very-long-chain aldehyde decarbonylase GL1-6-like isoform X1, which gives rise to MENNLSSAYKYHAEANLHYGHHRKVTTRRSSKMASQPGPLTQWPWQRLGNMKYVLLAPLLAHSVHKFMTVKPEDRDMFNFLIIPSLLMRLLHAQLWITLSRMKTANSKHSIVDKSLDFEQVDRERNWDDQIILTAILAYVVNKVIPGASHLPWWNTRGAILISLLHIGPVEFLYYWFHRALHHHYLYSRYHSHHHASVVTEPITSVIHPFAEELVYFLLFAIPPITTALTGSGSIITSYGYLNYIDFMNYMGHCNFEMVPKWLLDSLPPLKYLMYTPSFHSLHHTRFRTNYSLFMPIYDYIYGTVDESSDELHERSLRKKEEMVDVVHLTHLTTLQSMYHSRIGLSSLASKPYKHQWYLWIVWPFTHALVQLAWHIGTTFTVERNKLEKLRMETWMVPRYSFQYATFAGKEKINGLIEEAILEADKRGAKVLSLGLLNQADELNGCGMLYVKRNPKLKVRIVDGTSLAVAVVLHSIPKGTQSVLLLVGNVSKMALSLCLALCKVDIQVEMVQRDKFNLLKQRLPPQLQKYLVFSGKYRSKTWLLGNGVSDQEQRNASEGIHFIPYSQFPPRVVREDCIYHCTPAMLVPKAYQNLHACENWLPRRVMSAWRVAGIVHALEQWNKNECGETVSNIETMWRAALRHGFLPYDGVL
- the LOC135584606 gene encoding very-long-chain aldehyde decarbonylase GL1-6-like isoform X2, with amino-acid sequence MENNLSSAYKYHAEANLHYGHHRKVTTRRSSKMASQPGPLTQWPWQRLGNMKYVLLAPLLAHSVHKFMTVKPEDRDMFNFLIIPSLLMRLLHAQLWITLSRMKTANSKHSIVDKSLDFEQVDRERNWDDQIILTAILAYVVNKVIPGASHLPWWNTRGAILISLLHIGPVEFLYYWFHRALHHHYLYSRYHSHHHASVVTEPITSVIHPFAEELVYFLLFAIPPITTALTGSGSIITSYGYLNYIDFMNYMGHCNFEMVPKWLLDSLPPLKYLMYTPSFHSLHHTRFRTNYSLFMPIYDYIYGTVDESSDELHERSLRKKEEMVDVVHLTHLTTLQSMYHSRIGLSSLASKPYKHQWYLWIVWPFTHALVQLAWHIGTTFTVERNKLEKLRMETWMVPRYSFQYATFAGKEKINGLIEEAILEADKRGAKVLSLGLLNQADELNGCGMLYVKRNPKLKVRIVDGTSLAVAVVLHSIPKGTQSVLLLVGNVSKMALSLCLALCKVDIQVEMVQRDKFNLLKQRLPPQLQKYLVFSGKYRSKTWLLGNGVSDQEQRNASEGIHFIPYSQFPPRVVREDCIYHCTPAMLVPKAYQNLHACEGKLLHLLL